From the Oceanicaulis alexandrii DSM 11625 genome, one window contains:
- the recR gene encoding recombination mediator RecR produces the protein MSAGPEIERLIQLLSKLPGLGPRSARRASLSLLQKREQLMMPLADALAEAAEKVSACSTCGNLDVTDPCAVCSDHRRDDSVICVVETVGDLWALERASAFRGRYHVLGGVLSALDGVGPEDLNVAGLIERAGREDVKEIILALNATVDGQTTAHFLADKLAEASVDITSLARGVPVGGELDYLDDGTLTAAFRSRRPA, from the coding sequence ATGTCCGCTGGTCCTGAAATCGAGCGTCTGATCCAGCTCCTCTCCAAGCTGCCCGGCCTGGGGCCGCGCTCGGCGCGGCGCGCCTCGCTGTCTCTGTTGCAAAAGCGCGAGCAATTGATGATGCCGCTGGCCGACGCTCTCGCCGAGGCGGCGGAGAAGGTCAGCGCCTGCTCGACCTGCGGCAATCTTGACGTCACCGATCCTTGCGCGGTGTGCAGCGATCACCGCCGCGATGACAGCGTTATCTGCGTGGTGGAGACCGTGGGCGATCTGTGGGCGCTGGAACGCGCCAGCGCCTTTCGCGGCCGCTATCATGTACTGGGCGGGGTGCTCTCCGCGCTCGACGGCGTCGGCCCTGAAGACCTCAACGTGGCCGGCCTGATCGAGCGGGCGGGCCGTGAGGACGTCAAGGAAATCATCCTGGCGCTCAACGCCACGGTGGACGGCCAGACCACCGCCCATTTCCTCGCCGACAAGTTGGCCGAAGCGAGCGTGGACATCACCTCGCTGGCGCGCGGCGTGCCGGTGGGCGGCGAGCTAGATTATCTCGACGACGGGACGCTGACCGCCGCCTTCCGCTCACGACGCCCTGCCTGA
- a CDS encoding tetratricopeptide repeat protein, whose protein sequence is MARPSPAITALWITASLVALSGCATHAELQPTDQEAELTETLQGRSIAPATAAERDAIHNQDLLTQAAFWAEAYELNPGDREAAYELSDVLRQLGSSQRAAEVARQALALYPADQELLSAYGMALTADGRGAQAVEYLMRALNAGEPDWRLINTLGVALDQSGRPDQARVRFQEALGLAPGEPAILNNLALSYLLGGEPERAETVLRQAMQTVTAGPEVRQNLAMALALQGRFDEAREIALIDSTPEMADANLEYIRALMSSPRSWDQLRGSEALGG, encoded by the coding sequence ATGGCCCGCCCGTCTCCCGCAATCACCGCGCTGTGGATCACCGCCAGTCTGGTCGCCCTGTCCGGCTGCGCGACCCATGCCGAGCTGCAACCCACCGATCAGGAAGCAGAGCTGACGGAAACCCTGCAAGGACGCTCCATCGCGCCCGCCACGGCGGCCGAGCGCGACGCCATCCATAATCAGGACCTTCTGACCCAGGCGGCGTTCTGGGCGGAAGCCTATGAGCTGAACCCCGGCGACCGCGAAGCCGCCTATGAATTGTCCGACGTTTTGCGCCAGCTGGGCTCCAGTCAGCGCGCGGCGGAAGTCGCACGGCAGGCCTTGGCGCTTTATCCGGCCGATCAAGAGCTTCTGAGCGCCTACGGCATGGCGCTGACGGCGGACGGGCGCGGCGCGCAAGCGGTGGAGTATCTGATGCGGGCGCTCAATGCGGGCGAACCGGACTGGCGCCTGATCAACACGCTGGGCGTCGCACTCGACCAGAGTGGGCGGCCTGACCAGGCCCGCGTACGTTTCCAGGAAGCCCTGGGCCTCGCGCCCGGCGAGCCGGCGATCCTGAACAATCTGGCGCTGTCCTATCTGCTGGGCGGTGAACCCGAACGCGCCGAGACGGTTCTGCGTCAAGCCATGCAAACCGTGACGGCAGGCCCGGAAGTGCGGCAGAATCTGGCCATGGCGCTGGCGCTGCAAGGCCGGTTTGATGAAGCACGCGAGATCGCGCTGATTGATTCAACGCCTGAAATGGCGGACGCCAATCTTGAATATATCCGCGCCCTGATGAGCAGCCCGCGCAGCTGGGATCAGCTTCGGGGCTCTGAAGCGCTCGGCGGCTAG
- a CDS encoding type II secretion system F family protein, whose amino-acid sequence MSDFINWIVTPANLFAVIAAGLVFATVWTLSAPAFGGNDLNKRMKAVANRRDELRRKAREELEKSAAEKKGGLRGKDTRSLYRKVVEKLNLATLLEDANLKTKLVQAGYRGQGPVYAFYFARFAIPPVLGLMGFVYLWVVNDFGLPLMQRLTVVMGLAVLGYYAPGIYLSNKAAKRRDSIMQAFPDSLDLLLICVEAGMSIEAALHKVAAEIGTNSMELAEELSLTNAELAYLQDRRMAFENLGKRTNHAGVKAVATALIQAERYGTPLGQALRVMAKENRDMRMSNAEKKAAALPAKLTVPMILFFLPVLFVVIIGPAAISFQNM is encoded by the coding sequence ATGAGTGATTTCATCAACTGGATCGTCACCCCGGCCAATCTGTTCGCGGTCATCGCCGCCGGGCTTGTCTTTGCGACTGTGTGGACGCTGTCCGCGCCGGCGTTCGGCGGCAATGACCTGAACAAGCGTATGAAAGCGGTCGCCAATCGCCGCGATGAACTGCGGCGCAAGGCGCGCGAGGAGCTTGAGAAGTCCGCCGCTGAGAAAAAGGGCGGTCTGCGCGGCAAGGATACGCGCTCGCTCTATCGCAAGGTGGTGGAGAAGCTCAATCTCGCGACCTTGCTGGAAGACGCCAATCTGAAAACCAAGCTGGTCCAGGCCGGCTACCGGGGTCAGGGCCCGGTCTACGCCTTCTATTTCGCCCGCTTCGCCATTCCGCCCGTGCTGGGGCTGATGGGATTCGTCTATCTCTGGGTGGTCAATGATTTCGGCTTGCCGCTGATGCAGCGCCTGACGGTGGTGATGGGGCTGGCGGTGCTGGGCTATTATGCGCCGGGCATTTACCTGTCCAACAAGGCCGCCAAGCGGCGCGACTCCATTATGCAGGCCTTTCCGGACTCGCTAGACCTGCTGCTGATTTGCGTTGAGGCGGGCATGTCCATCGAAGCGGCCCTGCACAAGGTCGCGGCCGAAATCGGCACGAACTCGATGGAGCTGGCCGAGGAATTGTCCCTGACCAACGCCGAGCTGGCCTATCTTCAGGACCGGCGCATGGCGTTTGAGAATCTGGGCAAACGCACCAATCACGCCGGGGTTAAGGCGGTGGCGACCGCCCTGATCCAGGCGGAGCGTTACGGTACGCCGCTGGGTCAGGCGCTGCGGGTGATGGCCAAGGAAAACCGCGACATGCGCATGAGCAATGCGGAGAAGAAGGCGGCGGCTTTGCCGGCCAAGCTGACTGTGCCGATGATCCTGTTTTTCCTGCCGGTTCTGTTTGTCGTGATCATCGGTCCCGCCGCGATCAGTTTCCAAAACATGTAA
- a CDS encoding acyltransferase family protein has translation MTGESIKPQEIRTLTVLRGVAASWVVLFHFAGHFNLNLKSVTIIANGFLAVDLFFYLSGFIIFLVYFQGFERGRFRFFDFIKKRFARLYPVHFVTTVLIAGLFLVSAAAGIRPLPDTFNAYHFLINILMVHAWGLSGSLSFNYPSWSISAEMFAYALFPIMALFVLKFRLWIVGLTAFVLLSLLAIFAREWLGRPLVHLTYDFSILRILPEFLIGGWTYMVVRSLSRPSPTVVRIACAGSVLVTLVLFSVWEASVYMTLIFPVLIASLYLLETGREEQATPKGPAFLMLPYESLVYLGKISYSLYMIHAFFEMTCFSVIEKVFDHPADAVPLFWLFPVMILTFVGAAIVYELVEKPGRKYTLGVLVGRKS, from the coding sequence GTGACGGGCGAATCGATAAAACCACAAGAAATCCGCACCTTGACGGTATTAAGAGGTGTTGCTGCCAGTTGGGTCGTTCTTTTTCACTTCGCCGGCCACTTTAACTTGAATCTGAAAAGCGTGACCATCATCGCCAATGGTTTTCTGGCGGTGGACCTGTTCTTCTATTTGAGCGGCTTCATAATTTTCCTTGTATATTTTCAAGGCTTTGAAAGAGGTCGCTTCAGATTTTTCGACTTCATCAAGAAGCGGTTCGCTCGTTTGTATCCCGTCCATTTCGTCACAACAGTGCTGATCGCGGGCCTTTTCCTGGTATCAGCTGCAGCGGGCATCCGTCCCTTGCCGGACACGTTCAACGCTTACCATTTCCTGATCAATATTCTGATGGTGCATGCATGGGGTCTGAGCGGATCCCTCAGCTTCAACTATCCCTCATGGTCTATCTCAGCGGAAATGTTCGCATATGCGCTGTTCCCCATTATGGCTCTGTTTGTGCTCAAGTTCAGGCTTTGGATCGTTGGACTGACCGCCTTTGTGCTCCTGAGCCTGCTGGCGATTTTCGCTCGCGAATGGCTTGGTCGTCCTCTGGTGCACCTGACCTATGACTTCTCGATCCTCAGGATTTTGCCTGAATTCCTGATCGGCGGGTGGACGTACATGGTCGTCCGCTCCCTTTCACGGCCTTCCCCAACCGTAGTGAGGATTGCATGCGCTGGCTCTGTATTGGTCACGCTGGTGCTGTTCTCGGTCTGGGAGGCGTCGGTGTATATGACGCTGATTTTCCCGGTCCTTATCGCAAGCCTTTATCTACTGGAAACAGGTCGTGAAGAGCAGGCGACGCCTAAGGGACCAGCATTCCTGATGCTGCCTTATGAGAGCTTGGTCTATCTGGGGAAAATCTCGTACTCACTTTACATGATCCACGCCTTTTTCGAGATGACGTGCTTCAGTGTGATCGAAAAAGTGTTTGACCATCCGGCCGACGCCGTACCCTTGTTTTGGCTTTTCCCGGTCATGATACTGACCTTTGTCGGCGCCGCGATTGTCTACGAGCTTGTTGAAAAGCCCGGTCGAAAATACACGCTGGGCGTTCTAGTCGGACGTAAGTCCTGA
- a CDS encoding sensor domain-containing diguanylate cyclase, protein MKETPVLGRVKLNDEPGRLAALYRYQVLDTGPERPFETVVSLIEDLLETPICAVNLLDADRQWFKARRGLDVCETAREIAFCSQAIEQAEPLIVPDAAADPRFAENSMVTGEPHIRAYAGVPLVSPDGYQIGTLCAIDTKPRDFAEHEIKLLTKCAKLVVDELELRLQAGTDELTGVMSRRYWMMTVQEEIQRAARNANLLSIAMFDIDKFKRINDTYGHAFGDLVIKSVVNACLEHVRAGSKLGRLGGEEFVLLFTECALDQAVVAAERCRRAIEDIRLTAPNGDEVRVTASFGVAPLFSYSLSSDDLIELADRALYRAKHAGRNRLEVGQVAANIYPDSA, encoded by the coding sequence ATGAAGGAGACGCCTGTGCTCGGCAGGGTGAAACTTAATGACGAGCCGGGGCGACTGGCCGCGCTTTATCGCTATCAGGTGCTCGACACCGGCCCGGAACGCCCGTTCGAGACTGTGGTTTCCTTGATCGAGGATCTGCTGGAGACGCCAATCTGCGCGGTGAACCTGCTTGACGCCGACCGTCAGTGGTTCAAGGCGCGTCGCGGGCTGGATGTCTGCGAGACGGCTCGCGAGATCGCCTTTTGCAGTCAGGCCATCGAGCAGGCCGAGCCTCTCATCGTACCCGACGCCGCGGCGGACCCGCGCTTCGCCGAGAACTCGATGGTGACGGGCGAGCCGCATATCCGCGCCTATGCCGGCGTGCCGCTTGTCTCTCCCGACGGCTACCAGATTGGTACGTTGTGCGCGATCGACACCAAGCCGCGCGACTTTGCCGAGCATGAAATCAAGCTGCTCACCAAGTGCGCCAAGCTGGTGGTTGATGAGCTGGAGCTGCGATTGCAGGCGGGCACGGATGAGCTGACCGGGGTGATGTCGCGCCGGTACTGGATGATGACGGTCCAGGAAGAGATCCAGCGCGCGGCGCGTAACGCCAACTTGTTGTCGATCGCCATGTTCGACATCGACAAGTTCAAACGCATCAATGACACCTATGGCCATGCGTTCGGCGATCTTGTGATCAAGAGTGTGGTCAACGCCTGTCTGGAGCATGTCCGGGCCGGCTCCAAGCTGGGCCGCCTGGGGGGCGAGGAATTTGTGCTCCTGTTCACCGAATGCGCCCTGGACCAGGCGGTGGTCGCCGCCGAACGGTGTCGCCGCGCCATCGAGGACATTCGTCTGACGGCGCCCAATGGCGACGAGGTGCGCGTCACCGCCAGCTTTGGCGTTGCGCCGCTGTTTTCTTACTCGCTATCGTCTGATGATCTTATCGAACTGGCCGACCGCGCGCTCTACCGGGCCAAGCATGCGGGCCGAAACCGGCTGGAAGTGGGCCAGGTGGCCGCCAACATCTACCCTGACAGCGCCTGA
- a CDS encoding leucyl aminopeptidase family protein, with protein MTDLFASPSDFARTARLVTASGLEAELSRLSDASAAHARASGFEAGPGQVVMLPGEAGLDALVGAGAGQSPFDAAGAALALPEGDWAYDGLPEGWDATQTAIAFALGGYQFTRYKSPKRAPARLVTAQHCDVAEAERVAKGVMLTRDLINTPAGDMLPSHLEDEARKLAEAHGASVSVITGDDLLAQNYPMIHAVGRAATDAPRLIEFEWGDESHPRLALVGKGVCFDSGGLDIKPADGMLLMKKDMGGSATVLGLASMIMDAKLPVRLHVLIPAVENAIAGNAFRPGDILTSRKGLTVEVGNTDAEGRLVLADAITRACESDPELLIDMATLTGAARVAMGPDVAPFYTDVDAIAEGVAEAGAAIDDPVWRLPLWNRYDDWLDSPIADLSSTGSGRFAGSITAGLFLRRFGSDAKEWAHFDIFGWTPTARPGRPQGGEMLAGRAVYAYLKTRFGA; from the coding sequence ATGACCGACCTTTTCGCCTCGCCTTCAGACTTCGCCCGCACCGCACGCCTCGTCACGGCTTCCGGCCTGGAGGCCGAGCTGTCGCGTCTGAGCGATGCAAGCGCCGCCCATGCGCGCGCCAGCGGGTTCGAGGCGGGACCGGGGCAGGTGGTGATGCTGCCGGGTGAGGCGGGGCTCGATGCGCTGGTCGGCGCAGGCGCGGGTCAGTCGCCTTTTGACGCTGCGGGCGCGGCCTTGGCCCTGCCGGAAGGCGATTGGGCCTATGACGGCCTGCCCGAGGGCTGGGACGCGACCCAGACCGCCATCGCCTTTGCGCTCGGCGGGTATCAGTTCACGCGCTACAAATCCCCCAAGCGCGCCCCGGCGCGTCTGGTGACGGCGCAACATTGCGATGTGGCCGAAGCCGAACGCGTCGCCAAAGGGGTGATGCTGACGCGCGACCTGATCAACACCCCGGCGGGCGACATGCTGCCGTCGCATCTGGAAGACGAGGCGCGCAAACTGGCTGAGGCGCATGGCGCTTCAGTCAGCGTGATCACAGGCGATGACCTGCTGGCGCAGAACTATCCGATGATCCATGCCGTGGGCCGCGCCGCGACGGACGCCCCGCGCCTGATCGAGTTTGAATGGGGCGATGAGAGCCATCCGCGCTTGGCGCTTGTGGGCAAGGGGGTGTGCTTTGACTCCGGCGGCCTCGATATCAAACCCGCTGACGGCATGCTGCTGATGAAAAAGGATATGGGCGGCTCCGCCACGGTGCTGGGCCTCGCCTCCATGATCATGGACGCCAAACTGCCGGTGCGCCTGCATGTGCTGATCCCGGCGGTGGAGAACGCCATTGCGGGCAACGCCTTCCGCCCCGGCGACATCCTGACAAGCCGCAAGGGCCTGACCGTTGAAGTGGGCAATACCGACGCGGAAGGCCGGCTGGTGCTGGCGGACGCCATCACCAGGGCGTGCGAATCCGATCCCGAGCTGCTGATCGACATGGCGACGCTGACCGGCGCCGCGCGTGTGGCGATGGGACCGGATGTGGCGCCGTTCTACACCGATGTGGACGCCATCGCGGAAGGCGTCGCCGAGGCGGGCGCGGCCATTGACGATCCCGTCTGGCGCCTGCCCTTGTGGAACCGCTATGACGATTGGCTCGACAGCCCGATCGCCGATCTAAGCTCCACCGGCTCTGGCCGTTTCGCCGGCTCGATCACCGCGGGATTGTTCCTGCGCCGGTTCGGATCGGACGCGAAAGAGTGGGCGCATTTCGACATTTTCGGCTGGACGCCGACGGCGCGGCCGGGGCGTCCGCAGGGCGGTGAAATGCTCGCGGGCCGAGCCGTCTACGCCTATCTCAAGACCCGTTTCGGAGCCTGA
- a CDS encoding DNA polymerase III subunit gamma/tau codes for MDDPHSDAPESEATEAYDGPALPGLEPETPKDDPGYQVLARKYRPQTFDDLIGQEPMVRTLTNAFASGRIAHAYMMTGVRGVGKTTTARLIARALNYDTDTVHQPSINLTPPGRHCDAIARSAHVDVMEMDAASRTGISDIREILDGVRYAPVSARYKVYIIDEVHMLSTSAFNALLKTLEEPPEHVKFIFATTEIRKVPVTVLSRCQRFDLKRVDREVLTDHLARICDKENTSVDRDGLAAIARAAEGSVRDALSLLDQAIVQADRGETVTAQQIRDMLGLADRSRVLDLLEAALENRAKDALDELRHQYDSGADPQVLMRDLLDHLHAVSRIKAAGKDADLGEAQETVDRLAKLAEAHSLASLGRLWKTTLTGLDDVRNAPDPVSAAEMAVIRLMAAASLPSPEDAARLLAGIAPSGGGANPKSGPGGEAPSGPNAAHAPEPEPEPVGPKDLDAMMEMIDAARDIGLKLDVERCFRPVSMKPGAIVFEPTENAPSNLGGRIAAFLQEQTGERWLVDSKPNTKGGETIAERRARQHEERMDAIRRDPAMIKALTLFPGAEIITVDEAPALPTSDDDDQDTARQENSR; via the coding sequence ATGGATGATCCCCACTCCGACGCGCCTGAGTCAGAAGCGACAGAGGCTTATGACGGCCCGGCCCTGCCCGGTCTTGAGCCCGAGACGCCCAAGGATGATCCCGGCTATCAGGTGCTGGCGCGCAAATACCGCCCCCAGACCTTTGACGACCTGATCGGCCAGGAGCCGATGGTGCGCACGCTGACCAATGCGTTCGCGTCTGGCCGGATCGCCCACGCCTATATGATGACCGGGGTGCGCGGGGTGGGCAAAACCACCACGGCGCGCCTGATCGCCCGCGCGCTCAATTACGACACCGACACGGTGCACCAGCCCTCCATCAACCTCACCCCGCCGGGCCGACATTGCGACGCCATTGCGCGCTCCGCCCATGTGGATGTGATGGAGATGGACGCCGCGTCCCGCACCGGCATCTCTGATATCCGCGAGATTCTCGACGGGGTGCGCTATGCGCCCGTCAGCGCGCGCTACAAGGTCTACATCATTGACGAGGTGCACATGCTGTCCACCTCGGCCTTCAACGCGCTTCTGAAAACGCTCGAGGAACCGCCCGAGCATGTGAAGTTCATCTTCGCCACCACCGAAATCCGAAAAGTGCCGGTGACGGTGCTGTCGCGCTGTCAGCGCTTTGATCTCAAGCGCGTGGACCGCGAGGTTCTGACCGACCATCTGGCGCGCATCTGCGACAAAGAGAACACCAGCGTCGACCGCGACGGCCTGGCCGCCATCGCCCGCGCCGCCGAAGGCTCGGTGCGGGACGCCCTGTCCTTGCTGGATCAGGCCATCGTTCAGGCCGACCGGGGCGAGACCGTCACCGCCCAGCAGATCCGCGACATGCTCGGCCTCGCCGACCGCTCGCGCGTGCTGGACCTTCTGGAGGCGGCGCTGGAAAACCGCGCCAAGGATGCGCTCGACGAGCTGCGCCACCAGTATGACTCAGGCGCCGACCCGCAGGTTCTGATGCGCGATCTTCTGGATCATCTGCACGCAGTCAGCCGCATCAAGGCGGCCGGCAAGGACGCGGATCTGGGCGAGGCGCAGGAAACCGTGGACCGGCTGGCGAAACTGGCCGAGGCCCATTCCCTCGCCTCGCTGGGGCGGCTGTGGAAGACCACGCTGACCGGGCTTGATGATGTGCGCAATGCGCCCGATCCGGTCTCGGCTGCGGAAATGGCGGTCATCCGCCTGATGGCGGCGGCCAGCCTGCCGAGCCCCGAAGACGCCGCCCGCCTGCTCGCCGGGATCGCCCCGTCAGGCGGTGGCGCAAACCCTAAGTCCGGTCCGGGGGGCGAGGCGCCGTCCGGACCGAACGCCGCTCACGCTCCTGAGCCGGAGCCCGAACCCGTCGGGCCCAAAGATCTCGACGCGATGATGGAGATGATCGACGCTGCGCGCGATATCGGGCTCAAGCTCGATGTGGAGCGCTGCTTCCGCCCGGTGTCGATGAAGCCCGGCGCGATTGTCTTTGAGCCCACCGAGAACGCCCCCAGCAATCTGGGCGGCCGCATCGCCGCTTTCTTGCAAGAACAGACGGGCGAACGCTGGCTGGTGGATTCAAAGCCCAACACCAAGGGCGGCGAGACCATCGCCGAGCGCCGCGCGCGCCAGCATGAAGAACGCATGGACGCCATAAGGCGCGACCCGGCCATGATCAAGGCGCTGACCCTGTTTCCAGGCGCGGAGATCATCACCGTTGACGAAGCGCCGGCGCTCCCCACATCTGATGATGACGATCAAGACACTGCGCGGCAGGAGAACTCGCGATGA
- a CDS encoding alpha/beta hydrolase, with amino-acid sequence MTRRTTHPAGTLTRITVHSKLLEGNLLGDPTAREIDVYTPHGHDGTDLPLLVDLTGYTGSGLSHTAWKNFGENVPERLDRLIGDGVLPPVVVAFPDCFTRLGGNQYVNSSAMGPWEDILITEFVPAVESRFNCGGAGKRGVFGKSSGGYGSIVHALKHNDFWAAAACHSGDMAFELCYARDFPAALRAIAKHGSVEAFIHQLETSEKPKGDDIHALMTFAMAATYDPDPSQPFGVRLPVTLDTCERIQDLWSNWLAWDPLTLVETHHAGLNTLKALFIDCGDVDQYDLVYGARRLTRRLTELGVKHRYEEFPDTHSAIDYRMDVSLPYLANALI; translated from the coding sequence ATGACCCGTCGCACCACGCACCCTGCCGGAACGCTGACCCGGATCACGGTCCACTCCAAGCTGCTTGAAGGCAATCTGCTGGGCGATCCCACGGCGCGCGAGATCGACGTCTATACGCCGCATGGTCATGACGGGACGGACCTGCCCCTGCTGGTGGATCTGACCGGTTATACCGGCTCCGGCCTGTCTCATACCGCGTGGAAGAATTTCGGGGAGAACGTGCCTGAGCGCCTGGATCGGCTGATCGGCGACGGCGTGCTGCCCCCGGTGGTCGTGGCGTTTCCCGACTGCTTCACGCGCCTGGGCGGCAATCAGTATGTGAACTCGTCCGCCATGGGGCCGTGGGAGGACATCCTGATCACCGAGTTCGTGCCCGCAGTGGAAAGCCGGTTCAACTGCGGCGGCGCGGGCAAGCGCGGCGTGTTCGGCAAAAGCTCGGGCGGCTATGGTTCGATCGTCCACGCCCTGAAGCATAACGATTTCTGGGCGGCTGCGGCGTGCCATTCCGGCGATATGGCGTTTGAGCTGTGTTATGCGCGCGATTTTCCCGCAGCCCTGCGCGCCATCGCCAAGCATGGCTCGGTGGAGGCGTTCATCCATCAGCTTGAGACCAGTGAAAAGCCCAAGGGCGACGATATTCACGCCCTGATGACGTTTGCGATGGCGGCGACCTATGACCCTGATCCCAGTCAGCCCTTCGGCGTGCGCCTGCCGGTGACGCTCGACACCTGCGAGCGCATCCAGGACTTGTGGTCAAACTGGCTGGCCTGGGATCCGCTGACCCTGGTGGAGACCCATCATGCCGGGCTCAACACCCTGAAAGCGCTGTTCATTGATTGCGGCGACGTGGACCAGTACGACCTGGTCTATGGCGCGCGGCGCCTGACCCGGCGCCTGACCGAGCTGGGCGTCAAACACCGCTATGAAGAGTTCCCCGACACTCATTCCGCCATTGATTACCGCATGGATGTCAGCCTGCCCTATCTGGCGAACGCCCTGATCTGA
- a CDS encoding C40 family peptidase: protein MRAAPVTYQVTAGVSALRRTPADDGAMDTQLLAGETFEVSEEANGWGRGRAPLDGYEGWVDMATLSAPALIPTHTVKTLRTYVYSEPDLKSAPVCLISMNAKIVGARREGRFIEAQRMGWVFDGHLRAVGEDAEPDWVAVAERFVHTPYLWGGKESLGLDCSGLIQTAMEAAGRFIPRDSGQQEAWAKEHGEAVTLTEDFSGLQRGDLVFWPGHVGVMTDADTLLHANGHHMMTVAENLSRAARRIAFHYAPPTGVYRLG, encoded by the coding sequence ATGCGCGCCGCTCCTGTCACCTATCAAGTCACCGCCGGGGTCTCCGCGCTGCGCCGCACGCCGGCCGATGACGGAGCCATGGACACCCAGCTTCTCGCGGGCGAGACCTTTGAGGTGAGTGAGGAGGCGAATGGCTGGGGCCGGGGACGGGCGCCGCTCGACGGCTATGAAGGCTGGGTGGACATGGCGACGCTGTCCGCCCCCGCTCTGATCCCGACCCACACCGTCAAGACGCTGCGCACCTATGTCTATTCAGAGCCGGACCTGAAAAGCGCCCCGGTGTGCCTGATCTCCATGAACGCCAAGATCGTCGGCGCCCGGCGCGAAGGGCGCTTCATCGAGGCGCAGCGCATGGGCTGGGTGTTTGACGGGCATTTGCGCGCGGTGGGCGAAGACGCCGAGCCCGACTGGGTCGCTGTGGCGGAGCGGTTTGTTCACACGCCCTATCTGTGGGGCGGCAAGGAAAGCCTGGGGCTTGATTGCTCCGGTTTGATCCAGACCGCCATGGAGGCGGCGGGACGCTTCATCCCGCGCGATTCCGGACAGCAGGAAGCCTGGGCGAAAGAGCACGGGGAAGCTGTAACGCTGACCGAGGATTTCAGCGGTCTCCAACGCGGCGACCTGGTGTTCTGGCCCGGGCATGTGGGCGTGATGACGGACGCGGACACTTTGCTGCACGCCAATGGCCATCACATGATGACCGTGGCCGAGAACCTGTCTCGCGCCGCTCGAAGGATCGCCTTTCATTATGCGCCGCCGACCGGCGTCTATCGGCTGGGCTAG
- a CDS encoding helix-turn-helix transcriptional regulator, with protein sequence MAETLLDFMAESAEATSVDALCRLFEQYAETLGVEAVGYQILPSPFEASDADNQFEYNTFPDLMKDAYLGERLFEHDPVTSRAAMALHPQFWFEVEQTTPITRYSQRIFDLLRESGFVDGLTTPIFGPAGLAAYVACGRFSAPFDLSAMDCRCLQHACNELYACTLTLQKRKALTPPNLSEREVEVLHWLARGKSNAVIADILGVSPHTVDTVMRRAFGKLGASNRVAAVLKSLRAGLITL encoded by the coding sequence ATGGCGGAGACGTTGCTCGATTTCATGGCGGAAAGCGCCGAGGCGACAAGCGTTGACGCGTTGTGCCGCCTGTTTGAGCAGTACGCTGAAACGCTTGGCGTGGAAGCGGTCGGCTATCAGATCCTGCCCAGCCCGTTTGAGGCGTCCGACGCCGATAACCAGTTTGAGTACAATACCTTTCCAGACCTCATGAAGGACGCCTATCTGGGCGAGCGCCTGTTTGAACACGACCCCGTCACCAGCCGGGCGGCGATGGCGCTGCATCCCCAGTTCTGGTTCGAGGTTGAACAGACCACGCCGATCACCCGGTATAGCCAGCGCATCTTTGACTTGTTGCGTGAGAGCGGATTCGTGGACGGGCTGACCACGCCGATTTTCGGCCCGGCCGGTCTCGCCGCCTATGTGGCGTGCGGCCGGTTCAGCGCGCCTTTTGATCTGTCAGCGATGGATTGCCGATGCCTTCAGCATGCCTGCAACGAGCTTTACGCCTGTACGCTCACGCTGCAGAAGCGCAAGGCGCTGACGCCGCCGAACCTGTCGGAGCGCGAGGTGGAGGTGCTGCACTGGCTGGCGCGCGGCAAAAGCAATGCGGTGATCGCCGATATTCTGGGCGTTTCTCCCCACACCGTGGATACGGTCATGCGACGCGCCTTCGGCAAATTGGGGGCTTCAAACCGGGTCGCCGCTGTGCTTAAGTCGCTAAGAGCTGGTTTGATAACGCTCTAA
- a CDS encoding YbaB/EbfC family nucleoid-associated protein, with translation MKDLGGLMKKAQEMQAKMAEAQERLETLEVTGEAGAGLVKLTLTAKGEMRGLEIDKSVIDPEDPAILEDLIKAAHNDAKRKADKAQADAMSDATKGMGLPPGIDLPFGTKPGPF, from the coding sequence ATGAAAGACCTTGGCGGGCTGATGAAGAAAGCCCAGGAAATGCAGGCCAAGATGGCCGAAGCCCAGGAACGTCTGGAGACGCTGGAAGTCACCGGCGAAGCCGGCGCCGGCCTGGTTAAGCTGACCCTGACCGCCAAGGGCGAAATGCGCGGGCTTGAGATCGACAAATCCGTCATCGATCCCGAAGACCCCGCCATCCTGGAAGACCTGATCAAGGCCGCCCATAACGACGCCAAGCGCAAGGCCGACAAGGCCCAGGCCGACGCCATGAGCGACGCCACCAAAGGCATGGGCCTGCCGCCGGGCATCGACCTGCCCTTCGGCACCAAGCCGGGACCCTTCTAG